The following coding sequences lie in one Heteronotia binoei isolate CCM8104 ecotype False Entrance Well chromosome 6, APGP_CSIRO_Hbin_v1, whole genome shotgun sequence genomic window:
- the ATAD1 gene encoding outer mitochondrial transmembrane helix translocase, which translates to MVHAEAFSRPLSRNEVVGLIFRLTIFGAVTYFTIKWMVDAIDPTRKQKVEAQKQAEKLMKQIGVKNVKLSEYEMSIAAHLVDPLSMHVTWSDIAGLDDVITDLKDTVILPIKKKHLFQNSRLLQPPKGVLLYGPPGCGKTLIAKATAKEAGCRFINLQPSTLTDKWYGESQKLAAAVFSLAIKLQPSIIFIDEIDSFLRSRSSSDHEATAMMKAQFMSLWDGLDTDYNCQVIVMGATNRPQDLDSAIMRRMPTRFHINQPALKQREAILKLILKNENVDRHVDLLEVARETDGFSGSDLKEMCRDAALLCVREYVNSSYEESQEDDEIRPVQQRDLHRAIEKMRKSKDAATQNVLMHVSLD; encoded by the exons ATGGTACATGCTGAAGCCTTTTCTCGCCCATTGAGCCGAAATGAAGTTGTTGGCTTAATTTTCCGGTTGACAATATTTGGTGCTGTGACCTATTTCACCATTAAATGGATGGTAGATGCAATTGATCCAACCAGGAAACAAAAAGTAGAAGCTCAGAAACAG gcAGAAAAGTTAAtgaagcaaataggtgtgaaaaatgtGAAGCTTTCAGAGTATGAAATGAGCATTGCTGCACACCTGGTAGACCCTCTCAGCATGCAT GTAACGTGGAGTGATATTGCAGGTTTAGATGATGTTATTACAGACCTGAAGGATACTGTCATTTTGCCAATCAAGAAGAAACATTTGTTCCAGAACTCCAGACTCTTACAGCCACCTAAAG GAGTCCTTCTCTATGGGCCTCCAGGCTGCGGTAAAACCTTGATTGCCAAAGCGACAGCAAAGGAAGCAGGTTGTCGGTTTATTAATCTTCAGCCCTCAACTCTGACAGACAAATGGTATGGGGAGTCCCAGAAGCTGGCAGCTGCTGTTTTTTCCCTCGCTATAAAGCTTCAGCCCTCCATCATCTTTATTGATGAAATAG ATTCTTTTCTGCGAAGCCGTTCCAGTTCTGATCACGAAGCCACAGCTATGATGAAGGCCCAGTTCATGAGTCTTTGGGATGGCCTGGATACTGATTACAACTGTCAA GTAATAGTGATGGGAGCTACCAATCGCCCTCAGGATCTTGATTCAGCTATTATGAGAAGAATGCCTACGAGATTTCATATCAACCAACCT gcaCTGAAGCAGAGAGAAGCAATCTTGAAACTGATTTTGAAAAATGAAAAT GTGGACAGGCATGTAGACCTCCTTGAAGTTGCTAGAGAAACTGACGGGTTCTCTGGGAGTGACTTGAAAGAAATGTGCCGTGACGCTGCACTCCTCTGTGTCAGGGAATATGTTAATtcctcctatgaagaaag ccAAGAAGATGATGAAATACGGCCTGTACAACAGAGAGATCTACACCGGGCAATTGAGAAGATGAGGAAGTCAAAAGATGCAGCAACCCAGAATGTCCTAATGCACGTTAGTTTAGATTAA